The following proteins are encoded in a genomic region of Rhinolophus ferrumequinum isolate MPI-CBG mRhiFer1 chromosome 17, mRhiFer1_v1.p, whole genome shotgun sequence:
- the GNAT1 gene encoding guanine nucleotide-binding protein G(t) subunit alpha-1 translates to MGAGASAEEKHSRELEKKLKEDAEKDARTVKLLLLGAGESGKSTIVKQMKIIHQDGYSLEECLEFIAIIYGNTLQSILAIVRAMTTLNIQYGDSARQDDARKLMHMADTIEEGTMPKEMSDIIQRLWKDSGIQACFDRASEYQLNDSAGYYLSDLERLVTPGYVPTEQDVLRSRVKTTGIIETQFSFKDLNFRMFDVGGQRSERKKWIHCFEGVTCIIFIAALSAYDMVLVEDDEVNRMHESLHLFNSICNHRYFATTSIVLFLNKKDVFSEKIKKAHLSICFPDYDGPNTYEDAGNYIKVQFLELNMRRDVKEIYSHMTCATDTQNVKFVFDAVTDIIIKENLKDCGLF, encoded by the exons GGGGCTGGGGCCAGCGCAGAAGAGAAGCACTCAAGGGAGctagaaaagaaactgaaagaagatgCTGAGAAGGATGCTCGAACCGTGAAGCTGCTGCTTCTGG GTGCCGGTGAATCCGGGAAGAGCACCATTGTCAAGCAGATGAA GATCATCCACCAGGATGGGTACTCGCTGGAAGAGTGCCTCGAGTTCATTGCCATCATCTATGGCAACACGCTGCAGTCCATCCTGGCCATAGTGCGCGCTATGACTACACTCAACATCCAATACGGTGATTCTGCGCGCCAG GACGACGCCCGGAAGCTGATGCACATGGCGGACACCATCGAGGAGGGCACGATGCCTAAGGAGATGTCGGACATCATCCAGCGGCTGTGGAAGGACTCTGGTATCCAGGCCTGTTTCGATCGCGCCTCGGAGTACCAGCTCAACGATTCGGCCGGCTA CTACCTCTCCGACCTGGAGCGCCTGGTAACCCCGGGCTACGTGCCCACTGAGCAGGACGTGCTGCGCTCGCGTGTCAAGACTACCGGCATTATCGAGACGCAGTTCTCCTTCAAGGACCTCAACTTCCG GATGTTCGATGTGGGTGGGCAGCGCTCAGAGCGCAAGAAGTGGATCCACTGCTTCGAGGGTGTGACCTGCATCATCTTCATCGCGGCGCTGAGCGCCTATGACATGGTGCTGGTGGAGGACGACGAAGTG AACCGCATGCACGAGAGCCTGCACCTGTTCAACAGCATCTGCAACCACCGCTACTTCGCCACCACGTCCATCGTGCTCTTCCTCAACAAGAAGGACGTTTTTTCCGAGAAGATTAAAAAGGCGCATCTCAGCATCTGCTTCCCGGACTACGATG GACCCAACACATACGAGGACGCGGGCAACTACATCAAGGTGCAGTTCCTCGAGCTCAACATGCGACGCGACGTGAAGGAGATTTATTCCCACATGACGTGCGCCACCGACACGCAGAACGTCAAGTTTGTCTTCGACGCTGTCACGGACATCATCATCAAGGAGAACCTCAAAGACTGCGGCCTCTTCTGA
- the SLC38A3 gene encoding sodium-coupled neutral amino acid transporter 3: protein MEAPLQTEMVELVPNGKHSEGLHPVPTPTAGSQRVEGPRQSCVAGEGFLRKSPSKEPHFTDFEGKTSFGVSVFNLSNAIMGSGILGLAYAMANTGIVLFLFLLTSVALLSSYSIHLLLKSSGIVGIRAYEQLGYRAFGTPGKLAAALAITLQNIGAMSSYLYIIKSELPLVIQTFLNLEKQTSDWYMNGNYLVILVSITIILPLALMRQLGYLGYSSGFSLSCMVFFLIAVIYKKFQVPCPLPPNFANITGNISLMEVTKKTQLQGETSTADLCTPSYFTLNIQTAYTIPIMAFAFVCHPEVLPIYTELKDPSKRKMQHISNLSIAVMYVMYFLAALFGYLTFYDRVESELLHTYNKVDPFDVLILCVRVAVLTAVTLTVPIVLFPVRRAIQQMLFPNREFSWLRHTLIATGLLTCINLLVIFAPNILGIFGVIGATSAPCLIFIFPAIFYFRIVPTEKEPARSTPKILALCFAGLGLLLMTMSLSFIIIDWLSGTSRHGGSH from the exons ATGGAGGCACCTCTGCAGACAGAGATGGTGGAGCTGGTGCCCAACGGCAAACACTCGGAAGGACTCCATCCAGTCCCTACCCCCACAGCGGGCAGCCAGAG GGTCGAGGGCCCCCGGCAGAGCTGTGTTGCGGGTGAGGGCTTCCTGCGGAAAAGCCCCAGCAAGGAGCCACACTTCACTGAC TTCGAGGGGAAGACATCGTTTGGGGTGTCAGTGTTCAACCTCAGCAATGCCATCATGGGCAGTGGCATCCTGGGGCTCGCTTACGCCATGGCCAACACGGGCATCGTCCTTTTCCT GTTCCTGTTGACGTCCGTTGCCCTGCTCTCCAGCTACTCCATCCACCTGCTACTCAAGTCCTCAGGGATCGTGG GCATCCGTGCCTATGAGCAGTTGGGTTACCGTGCCTTTGGGACCCCGGGAAAGCTGGCAGCGGCCCTGGCCATCACGCTGCAGAACATTGGAG ccaTGTCCAGCTACCTGTACATCATCAAGTCTGAGCTACCCCTTGTCATACAGACCTTCCTGAACCTGGAGAAGCAAACTTC GGACTGGTACATGAATGGGAACTACCTGGTCATTCTGGTCTCCATCACCATCATTCTGCCCCTGGCACTGATGCGGCAGCTTG GCTACCTGGGTTATTCCAGTGGCTTCTCTCTCAGTTGCATGGTGTTCTTCTTAATTGCA GTCATCTACAAAAAGTTCCAGGTGCCCTGCCCACTGCCTCCCAACTTTGCCAACATCACAGGCAACATCAGTCTCATGGAGGTCACCAAGAAGACGCAGCTGCAGGGGGAGACTAGCACTGCAGACCTCTGTACCCCAAGCTACTTCACACTCAACATACAG ACGGCGTACACCATCCCAATCATGGCCTTCGCCTTCGTCTGCCACCCGGAGGTGCTGCCCATCTACACAGAGCTCAAGGA TCCCTCCAAGAGGAAGATGCAGCACATTTCCAACCTATCCATCGCCGTCATGTATGTCATGTACTTCCTGGCTGCCCTCTTCGGCTACCTCACCTTCTACG ACAGGGTGGAGTCGGAGCTGCTGCACACCTACAACAAGGTGGACCCATTCGACGTGCTGATCCTGTGTGTGCGCGTGGCTGTGCTGACGGCAGTCACACTCACAGTGCCAATCGTTCTGTTTCCG GTGCGCCGCGCCATCCAGCAGATGCTATTTCCAAACCGGGAGTTCAGCTGGCTGCGGCACACGCTCATTGCCACTGGCCTGCTAACTTGTATCAACCTGCTGGTCATCTTCGCCCCCAACATCCTGGGCATCTTCGGGGTCATTG GTGCCACATCTGCCCCATGCCTCATCTTCATCTTCCCTGCTATCTTCTACTTCCGCATCGTGCCCACTGAGAAGGAACCTGCAAGGTCCACACCCAAAATCCTG GCCCTGTGTTTTGCTGGGCTTGGCCTCCTGCTGATGACCATGAGCTTGAGCTTCATCATCATTGACTGGCTCTCGGGGACCAGCCGGCATGGAGGAAGCCACTAG